A stretch of the Dyella telluris genome encodes the following:
- a CDS encoding redoxin family protein, producing the protein MKFLKLVAATATFTAALFAAWPGGWLDAHAQTPRSDTPAPDFEGATRWLNSSPLSTQQLRGKVVLVEFWTRECINCLHVLPHTKALYDRYANDGLVVVGVHTPEYDEERDVTSLKQAISTLGIRYPVAMDNDNRIWNAWGNRFWPAIYLIDREGHVVYRHVGEGDYDQTEAKVRELLGKA; encoded by the coding sequence ATGAAATTCCTGAAACTCGTTGCCGCCACCGCGACCTTCACGGCCGCCCTGTTTGCCGCCTGGCCCGGCGGCTGGCTCGACGCCCATGCCCAGACCCCGCGGTCCGACACGCCGGCGCCCGATTTCGAGGGCGCCACGCGCTGGCTCAACTCCTCGCCGCTGTCCACGCAGCAGCTGCGTGGCAAGGTGGTGCTGGTGGAGTTCTGGACGCGCGAATGCATCAACTGCCTGCACGTGCTGCCCCACACCAAGGCGCTGTACGACCGCTATGCCAACGACGGGCTGGTGGTGGTGGGCGTGCACACGCCCGAGTACGACGAAGAACGCGACGTGACCAGCCTGAAGCAGGCCATCAGCACGCTGGGCATCCGTTATCCGGTAGCCATGGATAACGACAACCGGATCTGGAACGCCTGGGGCAACCGCTTCTGGCCTGCCATCTACCTGATCGATCGCGAGGGTCACGTGGTCTATCGCCATGTCGGCGAGGGAGACTACGATCAGACGGAAGCAAAGGTCCGCGAGCTGCTAGGCAAGGCATGA
- a CDS encoding organic hydroperoxide resistance protein, translating to MSATNNTVSASNILYTGYTTTAGGREGRAVSDDGQLDVKLSTPGSNLPGTNPEQLFGAGWSACFTGAMRHAARAARIDFPLATAVSAEIDLGLDADGYFLQARLLVSLPGLDRATAQQLIDAAHQTCPYSKATRGNINVTITLA from the coding sequence ATGTCCGCTACCAACAACACCGTGTCCGCTTCGAACATCCTCTACACCGGCTACACCACCACCGCCGGCGGCCGCGAAGGCCGTGCCGTCAGCGACGACGGCCAGCTCGACGTCAAGCTCTCCACCCCCGGTTCCAACCTGCCGGGCACGAACCCGGAGCAGCTGTTCGGCGCCGGCTGGTCCGCCTGTTTCACCGGCGCCATGCGCCATGCCGCCCGCGCCGCCAGGATCGACTTTCCCCTCGCCACGGCCGTGAGCGCGGAGATCGACCTGGGCCTGGATGCCGACGGTTACTTCCTGCAGGCCCGCCTGCTGGTGTCGCTGCCTGGCCTGGATCGCGCCACCGCCCAGCAGCTGATCGACGCTGCCCACCAGACCTGCCCTTACTCCAAGGCGACGCGCGGGAACATCAACGTCACCATCACGCTCGCCTGA
- a CDS encoding serine hydrolase, which yields MKRMWLALGLSFATACAAADASLLPQRVDEAARQYIQAGEYPVLVIGVVDGDRSAVYAYGKLDNGQKPAGDTAFEIGSITKTFTATLLAQQVTEGKLQLDTPVASLLPGFTIPSRDGKQITLGNLASQNSGLPRLPGNLRVAGGKDPYADYDADKLKAFLASYTLPRDPGASYEYSNLGVGLLGYALGVHAGTDYAKLLQEQLLKPLGMTHSTADLDAAIRAGLARGHDSAGQTTPNWHIGVLGGAGAIVSTADDMLRYLKANMGVVKTPLYPAMELAQKPAAAGPKASARLGLVWMIHHINGGDLIEHGGMTGGFASYVGFTADRRHGVVVLTNRALEVGELGQAVLQPEAPLTPPHKQVAMSTKQLDEYAGGYVLHPGFVLTVFRKDDQLMAQATGQSAFPVFPEAKDEFFANSSDISLSFTRDDHGKVSGMVLHQHGDYPAPRLASGSLPTSEGKTVELDATTLSSYAGHYQLSPKAVVTIAARDGQAFIQLTGQPEFPIYASARDKFFLRVVDAKVDFERDAQGKVNALVIHQNNTDHRAPRVAE from the coding sequence ATGAAAAGGATGTGGCTTGCTTTGGGCCTGTCGTTTGCCACCGCATGCGCGGCTGCCGATGCATCGCTGCTGCCGCAGCGCGTTGATGAAGCCGCACGGCAATACATCCAGGCCGGCGAATACCCCGTGCTCGTCATCGGTGTGGTCGATGGCGATCGCAGCGCGGTCTATGCGTACGGCAAGCTGGACAATGGCCAGAAGCCTGCGGGGGACACGGCCTTCGAGATCGGCTCGATCACCAAGACCTTCACGGCGACCTTGCTGGCGCAGCAAGTGACGGAAGGGAAGCTGCAGCTGGATACGCCGGTCGCTTCGCTGCTGCCTGGGTTCACCATTCCATCGCGTGATGGCAAGCAGATCACGCTGGGCAACCTGGCGTCCCAGAACTCCGGGCTGCCGCGCTTGCCCGGCAACCTTCGTGTCGCTGGCGGCAAGGATCCGTATGCGGACTACGATGCCGACAAGCTGAAGGCCTTCCTGGCTTCCTACACGCTGCCGCGCGATCCCGGTGCCAGCTACGAGTACTCCAACCTTGGGGTGGGCCTGCTCGGTTATGCGCTCGGCGTGCATGCGGGCACCGATTACGCCAAGCTGCTGCAGGAGCAACTGCTCAAGCCGCTGGGCATGACGCACAGCACGGCCGACCTCGATGCCGCCATCCGCGCCGGTCTTGCGCGCGGCCACGACAGTGCAGGCCAGACCACGCCGAACTGGCATATCGGCGTGCTGGGCGGCGCAGGCGCCATCGTCAGCACCGCCGACGACATGCTGCGTTACCTCAAGGCCAACATGGGCGTGGTGAAGACTCCCTTGTATCCCGCCATGGAACTGGCGCAGAAGCCGGCAGCCGCCGGACCTAAAGCTAGCGCACGTCTGGGTCTGGTCTGGATGATTCATCACATCAATGGCGGTGACCTGATCGAGCACGGCGGCATGACCGGCGGTTTCGCCAGCTATGTGGGTTTTACTGCCGATCGCAGACATGGGGTGGTAGTGCTCACGAACCGCGCCCTGGAGGTCGGCGAGCTGGGCCAAGCCGTGCTGCAGCCTGAAGCGCCACTCACGCCGCCGCACAAACAGGTGGCGATGTCTACTAAGCAGCTGGACGAGTACGCGGGCGGCTACGTGCTTCATCCCGGCTTTGTTCTTACTGTGTTCCGCAAGGACGACCAGTTGATGGCGCAGGCAACTGGGCAGAGCGCATTTCCCGTGTTTCCCGAGGCGAAGGATGAGTTCTTCGCTAACTCGTCCGACATCAGCCTGAGCTTCACGCGCGATGACCATGGCAAGGTTAGTGGCATGGTGCTGCATCAGCATGGCGACTATCCGGCACCTCGACTCGCCAGCGGATCGCTTCCCACGTCCGAGGGAAAAACCGTGGAGCTCGATGCCACCACTCTGTCTAGCTACGCCGGCCACTACCAGCTGTCGCCCAAGGCGGTGGTGACAATCGCAGCGAGAGATGGGCAGGCCTTCATCCAGCTCACTGGCCAGCCGGAGTTTCCCATCTATGCCAGTGCGCGCGACAAGTTCTTCCTGCGCGTGGTGGATGCGAAGGTCGACTTCGAGCGCGATGCACAAGGCAAGGTCAATGCGTTGGTGATCCACCAGAACAACACCGACCATCGCGCGCCGCGCGTGGCGGAGTAG
- a CDS encoding DUF2182 domain-containing protein: protein MRCTMHTRTSRIIGIERTLPKGFIVVIALLFAASAIVTLAWCSSMADMEGLPMRGGWTLAMAWMRMPGQTWAGVTAPLLGMWSVMTAAMMLPSLTPTLWRHYRTEIDRAHSHPWRSTALVGAAYFAVWITLGLLVVPVGLALAWLAMAMPPLSRAVPLAIGIVALLAGLLQFTAWKQRSLACCRTCMMDAPGGLRHAWRHGLRHGLHCVRCCAGLTLILLAWGMMDVRAMVLVTIAITAERWASSPLPMVRAIGATAMVAGLLMIARATGFA from the coding sequence ATGAGGTGCACCATGCACACACGAACATCTCGAATCATCGGAATCGAACGGACCCTGCCGAAGGGCTTCATCGTTGTCATCGCATTGCTGTTCGCGGCGAGTGCCATAGTGACGTTGGCGTGGTGCTCCTCCATGGCAGACATGGAGGGGCTGCCGATGCGCGGTGGATGGACGCTGGCGATGGCATGGATGCGCATGCCCGGGCAGACCTGGGCTGGCGTGACCGCGCCGCTGCTCGGCATGTGGAGCGTCATGACGGCCGCGATGATGCTGCCGTCATTGACACCCACGCTGTGGCGCCACTACCGGACCGAGATTGACCGGGCACACAGCCATCCCTGGCGAAGCACCGCACTGGTGGGCGCCGCGTACTTCGCGGTCTGGATAACCCTTGGCCTGTTGGTGGTGCCGGTGGGTCTGGCGCTGGCCTGGCTCGCGATGGCCATGCCGCCACTGTCGCGCGCCGTCCCACTCGCCATCGGCATCGTTGCGCTTCTGGCCGGTCTGCTTCAGTTCACCGCATGGAAGCAGCGCAGCCTCGCCTGCTGCCGGACATGCATGATGGATGCGCCTGGTGGACTTCGGCATGCGTGGCGTCACGGGCTTCGTCACGGCCTGCACTGCGTACGCTGTTGCGCTGGACTCACGCTGATCCTGCTGGCGTGGGGAATGATGGATGTGCGCGCAATGGTGCTGGTCACCATCGCCATCACCGCCGAGCGATGGGCGTCGTCACCCCTGCCGATGGTGCGGGCCATTGGCGCGACCGCCATGGTGGCCGGCCTGCTGATGATCGCGCGCGCCACGGGCTTCGCATGA
- a CDS encoding DUF899 domain-containing protein encodes MTAHTTGTREDWLKARMALLKAEKEHTRRGDALALQRQALPWVRVDKSYRFDTEQGTATLEDLFRGRSQLLVYHFMFGPDYKAGCPSCSAVADGFNGNVAHLEHHDVAFWAVSRAPLAKLQAYRRRMGWSFPWASSVEGEFNFDFNVSFTEEQQRNGEIQYNFERGGHAMDATPTPEPVAYFAASCGTDAPTYARDRPGLSAFVLNDGVVYHTYSSYARGVDGVWGMYQWLDRAPLGRNESGIWWRRHDEYDRG; translated from the coding sequence ATGACTGCACATACCACGGGTACCCGCGAGGACTGGCTGAAGGCGCGCATGGCGCTGCTGAAGGCCGAGAAGGAACACACCCGGCGTGGCGATGCGCTGGCGCTGCAACGGCAGGCCCTGCCATGGGTACGGGTGGACAAGAGCTATCGCTTCGACACCGAGCAAGGCACGGCCACGCTGGAAGACCTGTTCCGGGGTCGTTCGCAGCTGCTCGTGTACCACTTCATGTTCGGTCCCGACTACAAGGCCGGTTGCCCGTCGTGCTCGGCGGTGGCCGACGGGTTCAATGGCAACGTCGCGCACCTGGAGCATCACGACGTGGCGTTCTGGGCCGTGTCGCGCGCACCGCTCGCCAAGCTGCAGGCCTATCGTCGCCGCATGGGCTGGAGTTTCCCGTGGGCGTCGTCGGTGGAGGGCGAGTTCAACTTCGACTTCAACGTGTCCTTTACCGAAGAGCAGCAGCGCAACGGCGAGATCCAGTACAACTTCGAACGCGGCGGGCACGCCATGGATGCCACGCCCACGCCCGAACCCGTAGCGTACTTCGCCGCCTCGTGCGGCACCGACGCGCCAACCTATGCACGCGATCGCCCGGGCCTGAGTGCCTTCGTGCTCAACGATGGCGTGGTCTATCACACCTATTCCAGCTACGCGCGTGGGGTGGATGGCGTGTGGGGCATGTACCAGTGGCTGGATCGCGCGCCGCTGGGGCGCAACGAAAGCGGCATCTGGTGGCGTCGTCATGACGAATATGACCGCGGTTGA